One Companilactobacillus heilongjiangensis genomic window, ACGGATTAGAGAAGCTTGAGTATCGTGGCTATGATTCAGCCGGGATTTACGTTAACAACCAAGACGGCAAAGATTACTTGGTTAAAGAAGTTGGTAAGATTAGTAAATTGGAAAATGCTGTGACAGACGATGTTCAAGGCCTTGTCGGTATTGGACATACAAGATGGGCTACTCATGGAACACCAACCATCGAAAATGCTCACCCTCATTTTTCAGAAGATAACCGTTTCTACCTCGTACATAACGGTGTCCTAACAAACTTTGAAGAACTCAAAACTAAATACTTGTCAGATGTTAACTTTAGCAGTCAAACCGATACTGAAGTTGCTGTTCAATTAGTTGATCACTTTGCAAAAGAAGGACTTGATGGTGAGGCTGCTTTTAGAAAAGCACTTAGCTTGATTGAAGGTTCATACGCTTTTGCAATGGTCGACAAGGAACAACCTGACCGTATCTTCGTTGCTAAAAATAAGAGTCCACTATTGATTGGCTTGGGCGATGGCTTCAATGTTATCTGTTCCGATGCTATGGCTATGCTTGATCAAACTCATCAATTTGTTGAAATTCAAGATGGTGAAGTTGTTATCCTTAAAAAAGGTTCTGTTGAAATCAGTAAGCTTGATGGTACTCCAGTTAAGAGAGATTCTTACACAGTTGATCTTGATGCTAGCGATATCTCTAAGGGTACTTATGAACACTACATGCTCAAGGAAATTGACGAACAACCAAATGTTATGAGAAAGATTTCTCAAAATTATCTCAATGATGATGGCAGTATGAACATTGAACCTGCTTTGTTGGAAGAAATGAAGAAAGCTGACCGTTTGTACATTGTCGCCGCTGGAACTAGTTATCACGCCGGTTTAGTTGGTCAAAATATTTTTGAACAAGTTGCTGATGTGCCAGTTGATGTTGAGCTTGGTAGTGAATTCGGTTATCACATGCCTAAGTTATCTAAGCACCCATTCTTCATTTTCCTATCACAAAGTGGTGAAACTGCCGATAGTCGTCAAGTGCTTGTTAAAGTTAACGAATTGAAGTTACCAAGTTTGACGATGACTAACGTGCCAAATTCAACACTTTCACGTGAAGCAACATTTACAATGGAATTGCTTGCTGGACCTGAAATTGCGGTTGCCTCAACTAAAGCTTATACAGCTCAGATCGCCGTTGAAGCAGTTTTGGCAAAAG contains:
- the glmS gene encoding glutamine--fructose-6-phosphate transaminase (isomerizing) — protein: MCGIVGVIGNNKTTDILLNGLEKLEYRGYDSAGIYVNNQDGKDYLVKEVGKISKLENAVTDDVQGLVGIGHTRWATHGTPTIENAHPHFSEDNRFYLVHNGVLTNFEELKTKYLSDVNFSSQTDTEVAVQLVDHFAKEGLDGEAAFRKALSLIEGSYAFAMVDKEQPDRIFVAKNKSPLLIGLGDGFNVICSDAMAMLDQTHQFVEIQDGEVVILKKGSVEISKLDGTPVKRDSYTVDLDASDISKGTYEHYMLKEIDEQPNVMRKISQNYLNDDGSMNIEPALLEEMKKADRLYIVAAGTSYHAGLVGQNIFEQVADVPVDVELGSEFGYHMPKLSKHPFFIFLSQSGETADSRQVLVKVNELKLPSLTMTNVPNSTLSREATFTMELLAGPEIAVASTKAYTAQIAVEAVLAKALGMAKGLDDAKKFDVKKQLALAANGIQTIVDEKETIKKLTADFLTDQKDAFYIGRGIDYALSLEAALKLKEISYIHAEGFAAGELKHGTIALIEQNTPVIAYVNDGVGASHTRGNIQEVKARGAHVLVIASQKYAEAGDQIIIPEIDELISPIISVVPAQLIAYYASLARGNDVDKPRNLAKSVTVE